Sequence from the Candidatus Krumholzibacteriia bacterium genome:
CCACCGCCGGCGCGCTCGGGGCCTCTGCGGTCAGGACCTGGCCGTCGACGGCGATGATCACATCGCCCTCTTGCACACCGAGCGCGCGCTGGTGCTCGCTGGTCGAGCTCACCTGCGCCCCCGCGACGCCCGCCAGCGTCGCGTCCGCCACCGTTCCGGCGGGGAACAAGTCGGGATGGCTCGCCGCCAGGCGGGCCGCCGCGCCGTTGGCGGTGGTTTGGGCCGCCACCATGCTCGCCCCCGCTGCCGCACTCGCGGCCGCCGCCAGAGTGGCACGCCGGAGTACGAGGTGCAGGGAACGCCATCCCGGTGAAATAGCGTCCGTGCGCGGCAGTCTTTTCATGAGGTCAATATGCGGGGCTGCGCCACGGAGGGCAAGCAGAGCCGTGGCTCGGCGCCACCTTGCGACGCGCCGGGCAGCGGCGGACTTTCCCGACGCCCGGGGTCGTCAGACCCGCCCCAATCGCGCCAGGGCCGCGTCGCGCAGCATCTCGGCGCCGATCCCCCACTTGTGCGCCATGATCTGGGACTTGCTCGTGCAGATGAGCCAGCAGCGGTCGCAGGCAGCGGCGAAGTCGCGGGCCGCCACCGCCGCCGGCGACGACCACAACTCCTCCCAGGTCTGCTCACGTAGGTTGCCGATCTTCACGTCCAGAATGTGACAGAGAAAGACGTTGGCGAAGGAGTCCAGGTAGAAGAAGCCGGAGGCACCGTCGCAGCGGAAGCGGCGCTTGCCGCTCTGGTGGTACTCCAGCAGGGTCTTGTTGAACCAGCCGCGGAAATTCTCCTTCAGGTCCCACTTGCGGTACTGCACGGCGATGACCTGAGACATCGCCAGGCGCAAAGCATGCGCATCTCGGGGCCGCATGCTCTCCTTGTCGGACCCGAAGTAGATCGGCGAGTCCAGTGCCACCGTGATCGACAGCTGCAGGTCCCGGCTCTCGGCGAAGCGATGCACCGCCTCCAGCTCGTGCACGTTGTCGTCGAGCAAGGTGAAACCGATCCCGAGGTCCCGCACCCCGGCGGTGCGGCAGAGCTCGAGCGTCTGCACGCACTTGGCGAAGCCCTTCGGGATGCCGCGGATCCGGTCGTGGGTGGCTTCCATGCCGTCGATGGAGACGCGGACGGCGAGGCCAGGAGCCGCGGCCAGGAGATCCGGCAGGAGCTTCGCCGTCTTCCCCGGTTGGAACCCGTTGGTGGAGATGACCAGCCGCGCCCGCGGGTTGCGGCGCCGGATGGCCGCCAGGATCTCCGGCAGATCGCTGCGGAGAAAGGGTTCGCCGCCGCTGATGTTGATGTCGCGCAAGCTCGTCGGTAGGCGGCCGAAGACCTCCGGTGCCACCTCGCCGTGCATGTCGTTCTTCCAAATGTCGCACATGGTGCAGCGGGCGTTGCAGTTGAGCGTCACCGAGACGATGGCGTTGTGCGGCTGCGGGAGTGGTGGCCCGGGGAGCGTCGTGGACACGAAAGAACCTTCCGGAGTGGGCGCAGGCTAGAGCTCCGCACGCTGGCTCCGAGAAGTATAGCAGCCCTCCCGGAGGCTCCTCCGGCGCCGGCCTGGGCGCGCGCCGCGTCGCCGCTTGTTCGGTATTCCCGGCGCAAGGTAGAATCACTGCGCTCCTCGGGGGGTTCAGCCGCCCACGGGCCTCGGTCCCCCACCACCCCCAAGACCGAGCCCGCCCATCCGCCGCCGAATCCCGTCGAGCCTCGAACCGGGAGGAAGCGCGATGCAAGGTTCTTTGTCTGCGCTACGCCGCCGCCCCCAAGGCGTCGCGTTCTCCTTGCCGCCGGCGCGTGCCGGCTTGTCTGCCGTGCTCTGCTTGACGTTCTCCGGCACGGCACTCGCCCTCGACCAGGTGCAGAACGAGGTATGGACGCTGCCGCAAGCGGGGTCCAGCCAAGTGAGCGTCCTCTTCGATGCTCAGGTGAGCGAACTCGACCTGAGCAGCGGCATCCACTTCTCGATCGCAGTGCACGAGGGCGGAGGCGAGCCCCGTGCGGTGCTCCGCATCGCCACGAATGCGGTGACCAACCTGCCCGGGGTGGGCAAACCCCTCACCCTCCGCGTCGATTTCGACCTCGCCTGCAACGGGACGACGGTGAGCGGCACGCCGCTGGGAGCGACGGCGCGTTTCTGCGTCTTCGACCGTGGCAACGCCTGGAACCCACTGCCAGGCGCCGGTCACGGCGACAGCACCACCGTCGCCGGCTCCTTCGGCCTGGTGGTCCTGGACGAAGCGGGGAACCCGGGGCCGAATCCGACCTCGAGCACCGCCTTGCATTGCGCCACCGCCGCCGGCCAGGCTCCGGTCGTCACCGCCACACCGCCGCCGGCACGGCGGCAAGCGCCTCTCCGCATCCTCGACGGCGAGAACCCGGGCACCATCGGCATCTTCTTCGATCCGGAAGGAACCCAGTGCGCGGGCGTGATCGCGCCGGGCGGCATCGATACGGTCTACGTCGTCGCCAAGCTGGGAGAGTCCGACGACAGCCGCTGCGGCATCGCCGGCGCCGAGTTCCGCTTCGCTGGGATCCCCGCCTCCTGGCACACGTCACCGGTGCTCAACCACGAGATGCTCGGGATCGGCGACCCCTTCGTCGAGGGCGTCACGATGGTGGCGGCGAACTGCAAGCAGCCGGCGAGCGGCGCGATCTTGCTCTTCACCGTTCTCGTCCAGGCGGATGGGCCGGCGGCCAATCTCACCTTCACCATCGAGAAGCGGGAGCCGCCGACGAACTCCCTCTTCCCTTGCCCGCTGCTCCTGGCCTGCGACAACCCGGTGTTCACCAAGATCTGCGTCGAAGGGCAGTCCTGTTTCGTGAACTTCACGACGCCGCGCAAGTGCCCGACGCCGTTGGCAGTACAGAACACCAGCTGGAGCATGATCAAGGAGCTCTATCGCTGACTGCGAGTGGCAGGCCGGCGCGGCTGCCGTCGCTGGCGCCGGGTCCGATCGTCTCACTGCGAAAAACCCTCGAGCTTGTAGTGCGCCTCGAGCCGGCGGAGCGCCAGCACCATGGCGGCCATGCGCATGTCCAGCGGCTCGCCGGTGACGTGGCGGGTCGAGTCCCAGAACGGCGTGCGGCGCGGCCGGTTGGCGGCGATGTCGAGGATGACGTTGTAATTGGACTTGATCGCTTCCGAGAGTCTTTCGTTGACCTTCGCCTCGGTCCAATGCTCCTGGCGGTTGTTCTGCAGCCACTCGTAGTAGCTCACGATGACGCCGCCGGCGTTGGCGATGATGTCCGGGATGATGCCAATGCCGCGCTCCCGGAGCACCTCCTCGCCGTCCAAGGTGCAGGGCCCGTTGGCCCCCTCGGCGACGAGCTTGACGTTGAGCTTGTGGGCCACCTCGGCATTGATGACGCCCCCGAGCGCCGCGGGCACGAAGAGGAAGGCGTCGAGCCCCCAGAACTCGTCGAGGTGGATGCTGCGCGCCTTCGGGAAGCCCTCGACGCTGTGCTTCACGTTCGTCGGTGAGGCGACGTACTCCTGCAGCGCTTCGGGATCGATGCCGGCAGGGTCATAGATGGTGCCGTCCCGGTCATTCACCGCGACGAGCTTGGCGCCGCGCGGCACGGCGATGCGGGCGAAGGCGGAGCCCACGTTGCCGTAGCCTTGCATGGTGAAGTTCACGTCCTGCCACGACACCTTCTCCGGCGCGATGAGCCGGTCCGCACTGGGGGACTGGCGGTGTCGCAGCCACTCCTCGATGCAATAGAAGAGGCCGCGGCCCGTGGCCATCTCGCGCCCCTCGCTGCCCCAGATGCGGGCGTCCTTCCCGGTCACGACGCCGCGCAGCCGGTGGTACTCGGCCTCGCCGTCGGAGTACTGGCGGAAGAAATGCCCCATGATCACCGAGTTCGTGCCCACGTCGGGGGCCGGGATGTCGGTGTTGGGGCCGATGAAAGGCTTGAGCTTGTACATGAAGCGCAGCGAGATGCGCTCGATCTCGTCGTCCGAGTAGTTCCGCGGGTCCATGCGGATGCCGCCCTTGCCGCCGCCGAAGGGGATGTCGCTGATGGCCGTCTTCCAGGTCATCTCGGCGGCGAGCAGCTTGAAGAGATCCAGGCTCACCTGGTGGTGGTAGCGGATGCCACCCTTGTAGGGACCGCGGATGTTGTTGTGCTGCACCCGGTAGCAGCGCAGCTGCTCGGGGCGCCGCGGGTGGATGTGGTAGAGCCGGCCGCCGAACAGGCGCAGCACGCCGTCGCGGACGGTGGTGTCGCTGCTGGCGAAGATGCGCGGGCGGAAGGAGACCTGACCGTTGGCGAGGATGTTGTAGTACTTGGGATCGAGACTGCTTTCGAGGAGATCCTCGTAATCCTTGCCGCGCTGCGCGTACTCCTCCGGGGTGAACTCCACCATGCGGTTGTTGATGTCCACGGTGATGGTGAACATGATCTCGTGGTGGGGCTCGGAGAGCTCCAGCGCGACACGGGGGTCGAGCTTGAGGAGCTGCGCCGTGTCCAGGAAGAGGCGCATCGAGTTCTCGTAGAGCGAAGGAGAGGACTTGGCCTCTCCTGGACGGGTCACCATCGAAGCCATAACGGGCGGTTCCTCCCCGGCGGTCCGGCGGCTCGTCCGGACGTGCACGGCCGACAGGCCTGGATGCGTCAAGAACGCCATCCATTCTAGGCGGCGCCGCACGGCCGGGCAAGCCGGGGCGGCATTGACCGCTGCCTGGAAGCCCTCCTACCATCCGACCCACCCTGAGATCGGGGCGTCGCGAAGGCGGAGGGCGCTCGATGCAGATGGAGTGGGCGCGGGCCGCGCTGTCGACGCTTTACACCCTGGTGTGCGTCTGGCTTGTTGTCTACGGCGCCTATCGCCTCGTCCTGCTCGGACTCTACCTCCGGTGCCGTCACCGCCGCCGCCTGGCACCGGCTCCCTCGACCTGGCCCACGGTCACGGTGCAGCTGCCGCTGTACAACGAACGCTTCGTCGCCCGGCGCCTCCTCGAGGCCGTGGCGGCCCTCGACTATCCCCGCGACCGCCTGCAGATTCAGGTGCTCGACGACTCGACCGACGGCACCACGCGACTCGCCCGGCGCCTCGCCGCCGCGCTCCGCCGCCGCGGCTTCGACGTGCAGTTCCTGCATCGCGAGGAGCGCCGCGGTTTCAAGGCGGGAGCGTTGGCGGCGGGATTGGTGCAGGCGCGGGGCGAATTGCTCGCTCTCTTCGATGCCGACTTCGTGCCACCCCGGGACTTCTTGCGCCGCAGCGTGCCGCACCTGTTGCAACCCGGTGTCGGCGTGGTGCAAGCGCGCTGGGGACATCTGAACGCCCAAGCTTCCTGGCTCACGCGCATGCAGGCGATCCTGCTGGATGGTCACTTCGTCATCGAGCAGACGGCGCGCGACGCCGCCGGCTGCTTCCTGAGCTTCAACGGCACCTGTGGCGTGCTGCGAAAGGAGGCCGTGGTCGCTGCCGGCGGTTGGAGCAGCGACACCGTCACCGAGGATCTGGATCTCAGCATCCGCATGCAGCTCGCCGGCTGGCGCGTGGTGTATCTGCACGATCTCGTCGTGCCGGGAGAGATCCCACCGGACGCCAACAGCTTCCGCCTGCAGCAGCGGCGTTGGACCAAGGGCGGCGTGCAGGTGGCGCGCAAGTTCCTGCCCCAGCTCGCCCGCGCCCCTTTGCCGTGGGCCCGCAAGCTCGAGGTCTGCTTCCACCTGAGCTGCTACGCCGCCTATCCGCTTCTCCTGCTCCTCGCCCTGCTGCGCGCACCGGCGCGCTTCTTCGCTCCTTCCGTCACCTTCCTTGGCTTCGTGCCCGGCGAACTGGAGGTCCTGCTTTGCGGCACCTTGCCGCTCCTGGTTTTCTACGCCGTCGCCCAGCGCGATGCCGGCGACGGCGGCTCCACCTGGCGTCTTCTCGGCCGCGGTGTACCTGCCATGGCGCTCGGTGCCGGTCTCGCGGTGAGCAACACCGGCGCCGTGCTGGACGGTCTCGTCGGTCGTGACTGCACTTTCGAGCGCACGCCGAAGCGCGGCTGGCACGCCTACCGTCCGCGCCCCGGCTACCGCGCGCCGGGCACCGCCATCGCCGTCGTCGAGATCGCTATCGTCGTCTATCTCGTGCTCTGGAAAGTGTTCGGTACTGGTTTCGGCATGGTGACCGACATTCCCTTCCTCTTCTTCTACGGCTTCGGCCTCTTGCGCCTGGCCCTGCCGGCTCTGGCGCGCTGGCTCGAGCCGGGCACGGGCTTGCCGGCGCGCCGATCCGCCTGCTGAGTCGTGAGCCTCTCCTTGCCAAGCCGCCGCAGCGTTGCCTCATTCTGGGCCTGGAGCCTTCTCGCCCTCGCGGCTTACGGGGGGATGGTCCGGGTTTCTCCGTGGCACGAACACTTCGTTCTCTTTCTCCTCCTCTATGCCGCCGCCTTCCTGGCGTGCTGGGGCGCGGCGCGCTGCCGTCCGGGTTTCTGGAGCATCCTCGGCGGCGCGCTCCTCTTCCGGGCGCTTCTCGTGCCGCTTCCCCCCATGCTCTCGGGGGACATTTATCGCTACGTGTGGGAGGGGCGCGTGCAAGCGGCAGGGGCGAACCCGTACCTGCTCTCGCCCCTCGCGCCGGAGCTGGCACCGCTCCGCGACCACGACTGGAGCCAGATCAATCATCCCGAGGCGACGGCGATCTATCCGCCTCTCGCCCAGCTCGTTTGCCGTGGCCTCGCGGCCAGCGGCGGCGGCGTCACGCGGTTCAAGGCCGCCTTCGTCGCTTTTGATCTCGGGGTGGTGCTGCTGCTGGGGGCGATGCTGCGCCGCCGCGGCGCATCGCTCGCGAACCTGGTGCTCTACGCTTGGAATCCTCTGGTCGTGGTGGAGGTGGCGGGCAGCGGCCACCTAGAACCGCTCGGTCTCCTGCCTTTGCTCGCGGCGCTCGTCTGGGCACACCGCCGTCCTGCCGCTGCTTGGGGCGCGCTCGCTGCCTGCATCGCGGTCAAGTACGCCGGCCTTCTGGTCGCGCCGCTTCTCGCCCGGGGCCACCGCTCCCGCGTGGGGCCGCTTCTGGCTACGGCGCTCCTCCTCGTCGTCACCTTGCCTTTCCTCAGCGCCGGAAAGGCGCTGTTCGCCTCTCTCGGTCTCTATGCCGCCAAGTGGCGCTTCAACGATCTCCTCTTCGCGCCGATCATGGGCGTCGTGGGGTCGCTCTTCGCGGCCAAGGCCCTTGCCACGCTTTTCCTCCTCGCTGTTCTCGCCCTGCTGGTCTGGCGGCGCACCGCTCTCGAAACAGCGGCGCAGCTCGTCTTCTGCACCGGTCTCCTGCTCTCTCCCACCATCCACCCTTGGTATCTGCTCTGGCCCGTCGTGCTCTTGCCGCTCGTGCCGCTCCGGCCGCTTTTCTTCTGGAGCGGGAGCATCGTCTTCGCCTACCTCTTCGTCCTGCCGCTCCGGGGCACCGAAGCGTTCGCGGCCTCACACTGGTTGCCGCGTTGCCTCGAGATCGTCCCGCCGCTCCTCGTCCTGGCCTTCGACCTGCGCCGCCGCTTGATCACCACGAAACGCTCACCCGCGCCGGTCACCGTGAAGGTCTCGGAGCGTGAATCACCCGCTCTTCCGTCGAATGCGGCGAAGGTGGCCAACCTATCGCGCGTCGCTTTGGTCATTCCCGCCCTCGACGAAGAAGAAGCCCTGCCCAAGGTGCTCGCCGACCTCGAGCGTTTGCAGCGCTCCCACCGACTGCTCGACACGATCGTCGTCGTGGACAACGGCTCCACCGATGGCACCGCGAGCATCGTGCGACGCGCCGGCGTCACGCTGCTCGAGGAGCCGCGGCGTGGTTATGGTGCGGCCTGCCTGCGGGCCCTCGCGCACCTGCGCCAGACACCGCCGGACATCGTCGTCTTCATGGACGCCGACTGCAGCGACCACCCGGAGGACCTGCCGGCGCTCCTCCGCCCGCTCCTCGAAGGGAACTACGATCTCGTGATCGGTTCCCGCGTCCTCGGCGAGCGCGAGCCCGGCGCCCTCCTGCCCCAGGCGCGCTTCGGCAACTGGTTGGCGACGCGCCTCATCCGCGCCCGCTTCGGCTTCCGCTACACTGATCTCGGCCCTTTCCGGGCGGTGCGCTTCCGTACCCTGGAGGCCATGCGCCTCGCCGATCGCGACTTCGGCTGGACGATCGAGATGCAGATCCGCGCCTTGCAGATCGGTGCCCGCGTCACCGAGGTACCCGTGCGCTATCGCCGCCGCATCGGGCGCTCCAAGATCAGTGGCACCGTCACCGGTTCGTTGCGCGCCGGGACGAAGATCCTCGCCACCTTCTGGCGCTTGCGCCGGCCTCTCGCCTTGGCGCTTGTCGTCGCCGGGAGCTTGCCGGGTGCGCTTCGCGCCGACGGGATGCGCGGCTCGAGCCCTCCCCATGCCGTCGTCCCTGCGCCTTTCGGCACCGCCGCCGAGAACCCGGCGCTGCATTTCTCTCACCGGACCTGGAACGAGCTCCTGCAGCGCTACGTCGACAGCGAGGGCCGCGTCGACTATCGCGACCTGCAACGTATCGAATACAAGACACTGGCCGGCTACATGCAGAAACTCGTCGTAGCGCAGCCCGACGACTGGCCACGGGACGAGCAGATCGCCTTCTGGGTCAACGCCTACAACGCCGGCATCGTCTGGGCCGTGCTGCAGGGGGAATCGCCGGAGCCTCTCGTCGGGCG
This genomic interval carries:
- a CDS encoding radical SAM protein — protein: MSTTLPGPPLPQPHNAIVSVTLNCNARCTMCDIWKNDMHGEVAPEVFGRLPTSLRDINISGGEPFLRSDLPEILAAIRRRNPRARLVISTNGFQPGKTAKLLPDLLAAAPGLAVRVSIDGMEATHDRIRGIPKGFAKCVQTLELCRTAGVRDLGIGFTLLDDNVHELEAVHRFAESRDLQLSITVALDSPIYFGSDKESMRPRDAHALRLAMSQVIAVQYRKWDLKENFRGWFNKTLLEYHQSGKRRFRCDGASGFFYLDSFANVFLCHILDVKIGNLREQTWEELWSSPAAVAARDFAAACDRCWLICTSKSQIMAHKWGIGAEMLRDAALARLGRV
- a CDS encoding Glu/Leu/Phe/Val dehydrogenase, which translates into the protein MRLFLDTAQLLKLDPRVALELSEPHHEIMFTITVDINNRMVEFTPEEYAQRGKDYEDLLESSLDPKYYNILANGQVSFRPRIFASSDTTVRDGVLRLFGGRLYHIHPRRPEQLRCYRVQHNNIRGPYKGGIRYHHQVSLDLFKLLAAEMTWKTAISDIPFGGGKGGIRMDPRNYSDDEIERISLRFMYKLKPFIGPNTDIPAPDVGTNSVIMGHFFRQYSDGEAEYHRLRGVVTGKDARIWGSEGREMATGRGLFYCIEEWLRHRQSPSADRLIAPEKVSWQDVNFTMQGYGNVGSAFARIAVPRGAKLVAVNDRDGTIYDPAGIDPEALQEYVASPTNVKHSVEGFPKARSIHLDEFWGLDAFLFVPAALGGVINAEVAHKLNVKLVAEGANGPCTLDGEEVLRERGIGIIPDIIANAGGVIVSYYEWLQNNRQEHWTEAKVNERLSEAIKSNYNVILDIAANRPRRTPFWDSTRHVTGEPLDMRMAAMVLALRRLEAHYKLEGFSQ
- a CDS encoding glycosyltransferase family 2 protein; its protein translation is MQMEWARAALSTLYTLVCVWLVVYGAYRLVLLGLYLRCRHRRRLAPAPSTWPTVTVQLPLYNERFVARRLLEAVAALDYPRDRLQIQVLDDSTDGTTRLARRLAAALRRRGFDVQFLHREERRGFKAGALAAGLVQARGELLALFDADFVPPRDFLRRSVPHLLQPGVGVVQARWGHLNAQASWLTRMQAILLDGHFVIEQTARDAAGCFLSFNGTCGVLRKEAVVAAGGWSSDTVTEDLDLSIRMQLAGWRVVYLHDLVVPGEIPPDANSFRLQQRRWTKGGVQVARKFLPQLARAPLPWARKLEVCFHLSCYAAYPLLLLLALLRAPARFFAPSVTFLGFVPGELEVLLCGTLPLLVFYAVAQRDAGDGGSTWRLLGRGVPAMALGAGLAVSNTGAVLDGLVGRDCTFERTPKRGWHAYRPRPGYRAPGTAIAVVEIAIVVYLVLWKVFGTGFGMVTDIPFLFFYGFGLLRLALPALARWLEPGTGLPARRSAC
- a CDS encoding DUF547 domain-containing protein; translated protein: MVRVSPWHEHFVLFLLLYAAAFLACWGAARCRPGFWSILGGALLFRALLVPLPPMLSGDIYRYVWEGRVQAAGANPYLLSPLAPELAPLRDHDWSQINHPEATAIYPPLAQLVCRGLAASGGGVTRFKAAFVAFDLGVVLLLGAMLRRRGASLANLVLYAWNPLVVVEVAGSGHLEPLGLLPLLAALVWAHRRPAAAWGALAACIAVKYAGLLVAPLLARGHRSRVGPLLATALLLVVTLPFLSAGKALFASLGLYAAKWRFNDLLFAPIMGVVGSLFAAKALATLFLLAVLALLVWRRTALETAAQLVFCTGLLLSPTIHPWYLLWPVVLLPLVPLRPLFFWSGSIVFAYLFVLPLRGTEAFAASHWLPRCLEIVPPLLVLAFDLRRRLITTKRSPAPVTVKVSERESPALPSNAAKVANLSRVALVIPALDEEEALPKVLADLERLQRSHRLLDTIVVVDNGSTDGTASIVRRAGVTLLEEPRRGYGAACLRALAHLRQTPPDIVVFMDADCSDHPEDLPALLRPLLEGNYDLVIGSRVLGEREPGALLPQARFGNWLATRLIRARFGFRYTDLGPFRAVRFRTLEAMRLADRDFGWTIEMQIRALQIGARVTEVPVRYRRRIGRSKISGTVTGSLRAGTKILATFWRLRRPLALALVVAGSLPGALRADGMRGSSPPHAVVPAPFGTAAENPALHFSHRTWNELLQRYVDSEGRVDYRDLQRIEYKTLAGYMQKLVVAQPDDWPRDEQIAFWVNAYNAGIVWAVLQGESPEPLVGRAKIFKLWKFTVAGKERTLDEIEHEILRQRFQEPRIHFALVCASTSCPKLRREAYGADSLQAQLEAQARDFLNDRQRNQFLPAEGKMRLSKIFDWFRGDFEKNAPLRRTLAPFVADEATRRWLLSDAPIAIEFLDYDWTLNAQAQGRPASKED